One window of Dermochelys coriacea isolate rDerCor1 chromosome 22, rDerCor1.pri.v4, whole genome shotgun sequence genomic DNA carries:
- the PIH1D2 gene encoding PIH1 domain-containing protein 2 isoform X1, whose amino-acid sequence MAAPSHPEDMLTQVTQLWSMLDEMSESSPESYHRFMQQQLEDAKQYCAPPEPHLCLQTHILDPNEKSLFINLCRWKRVPAPKSPTDPIPLSAGPLEEVSDKAELYSIIDIAYNPTVLQRENQAEMDHLISLTFKYIEEHYNLSLSHSYHIATFTLKGSLKRMKQSLRGGPVPAPFFNKNMRNELTLDLVKHNLGEDHHNNATLLLNKNVTQSKVHLIEEIASMERPEEAITPAYELTIAKDANRKPLKIELKVELPKVSSVSECELSISRDDVIVEVPEKYRLQLDLPELVNEEATTATFNKGKGVLLITMPIP is encoded by the exons ATGGCCGCTCCTTCTCACCCAGAGGACATGCTGACCCAAGTGACCCAACTCTGGAGTATGCTGGATGAGATGTCAGAAAGCAGCCCTGAGAGTTACCACAGATttatgcagcagcagctggaggatgCAAAGCAATATTGTGCTCCCCCTGAACCACATCTTTGTCTACAGACCCACATCCTG GATCCTAATGAAAAATCATTATTCATTAACCTCTGCAGGTGGAAAAGGGTCCCAGCTCCTAAGTCACCTACTGATCCAATACCTCTAAGTGCTGGCCCACTAGAGGAGGTGTCCGATAAAGCAG AGCTTTACTCCATCATAGATATTGCATATAACCCGACTGTTCTTCAGCGAGAGAACCAAGCAGAAATGGATCATTTGATCAGTCTGACATTTAAATACATTGAGGAGCATTACAACCTCTCTCTGTCCCACTCTTATCACATTGCAACATTCACACTCAAAGGAAGCCTGAAAAGGATGAAACAGAGTCTGAGAGGAGGGCCAGTACCAGCTCCATTTTTCAACAAGAACATGAGGAACG AACTGACACTGGACCTGGTGAAGCACAACCTCGGAGAGGACCACCACAATAATGCTACATTGCTGCTGAACAAGAACGTTACACAGTCTAAAGTGCATCTGATAGAAGAAATTGCCAGTATGGAGCGGCCAGAGGAGGCAATCACACCAGCCTATGAACTGACCATTGCAAAGGATGCAAACAGGAAACCTCTAAAGATTGAACTGAAAGTTGAATTGCCTAAAGTTAGTTCCGTTTCTGAATGTGAACTGAGCATTTCAAGG GACGATGTAATCGTTGAAGTCCCTGAGAAATACAGATTACAGCTGGATTTACCAGAGTTGGTCAATGAAGAAGCAACTACAGCAACATTTAACAAAGGGAAAGGTGTGTTGCTTATCACAATGCCAATTCCCTAA
- the PIH1D2 gene encoding PIH1 domain-containing protein 2 isoform X2, whose product MRCQKAALRVTTDLCSSSWRMQSNIVLPLNHIFVYRPTSWWKRVPAPKSPTDPIPLSAGPLEEVSDKAELYSIIDIAYNPTVLQRENQAEMDHLISLTFKYIEEHYNLSLSHSYHIATFTLKGSLKRMKQSLRGGPVPAPFFNKNMRNELTLDLVKHNLGEDHHNNATLLLNKNVTQSKVHLIEEIASMERPEEAITPAYELTIAKDANRKPLKIELKVELPKVSSVSECELSISRDDVIVEVPEKYRLQLDLPELVNEEATTATFNKGKGVLLITMPIP is encoded by the exons ATGAGATGTCAGAAAGCAGCCCTGAGAGTTACCACAGATttatgcagcagcagctggaggatgCAAAGCAATATTGTGCTCCCCCTGAACCACATCTTTGTCTACAGACCCACATCCTG GTGGAAAAGGGTCCCAGCTCCTAAGTCACCTACTGATCCAATACCTCTAAGTGCTGGCCCACTAGAGGAGGTGTCCGATAAAGCAG AGCTTTACTCCATCATAGATATTGCATATAACCCGACTGTTCTTCAGCGAGAGAACCAAGCAGAAATGGATCATTTGATCAGTCTGACATTTAAATACATTGAGGAGCATTACAACCTCTCTCTGTCCCACTCTTATCACATTGCAACATTCACACTCAAAGGAAGCCTGAAAAGGATGAAACAGAGTCTGAGAGGAGGGCCAGTACCAGCTCCATTTTTCAACAAGAACATGAGGAACG AACTGACACTGGACCTGGTGAAGCACAACCTCGGAGAGGACCACCACAATAATGCTACATTGCTGCTGAACAAGAACGTTACACAGTCTAAAGTGCATCTGATAGAAGAAATTGCCAGTATGGAGCGGCCAGAGGAGGCAATCACACCAGCCTATGAACTGACCATTGCAAAGGATGCAAACAGGAAACCTCTAAAGATTGAACTGAAAGTTGAATTGCCTAAAGTTAGTTCCGTTTCTGAATGTGAACTGAGCATTTCAAGG GACGATGTAATCGTTGAAGTCCCTGAGAAATACAGATTACAGCTGGATTTACCAGAGTTGGTCAATGAAGAAGCAACTACAGCAACATTTAACAAAGGGAAAGGTGTGTTGCTTATCACAATGCCAATTCCCTAA
- the TIMM8B gene encoding mitochondrial import inner membrane translocase subunit Tim8 B has product MAELGGLDGARGPDPGVSELQRLVAAEQQRAQFTAQVHNFMEVCWDKCVDKPGSKLDSRTEGCLASCVDRFIDTTLSITNRFAQVVQKGGH; this is encoded by the exons ATGGCGGAGCTGGGCGGCCTGGACGGGGCCCGGGGCCCGGACCCCGGCGTCTCCGAGCTGCAGCGCCTGGTGGCCGCTGAGCAGCAGCGGGCGCAGTTCACCGCCCAG GTTCATAATTTCATGGAAGTTTGCTGGGACAAATGTGTGGACAAACCTGGCTCAAAGTTGGACTCCAGAACAGAAGGCTGTCTAGCCAGCTGTGTGGACAGATTCATTGATACCACGTTATCTATCACTAACCGCTTTGCTCAGGTTGTACAGAAAGGAGGACACTGA
- the DLAT gene encoding dihydrolipoyllysine-residue acetyltransferase component of pyruvate dehydrogenase complex, mitochondrial: MWRVFARRLAPCAAPRRVPGAAGASPGRGARALNGGSLGAAQPPPGRSGPGPRPAGRRLLLGEPWPRLVPRRWCSLPPHQKVPLPALSPTMQMGTIARWEKKEGEKISEGDLIAEVETDKATVGFESLEECYLAKILVAEGTRDVPIGSVICITVEKPEFIDAFKNFTLDSAAPAAAAAASVPPPPAAATPPPAQPSVQAPGSSYPPHMQIVLPALSPTMTMGTVQRWEKKVGEKLSEGDLLAEIETDKATIGFEVQEEGYLAKILVSEGTRDVPLGTPLCIIVEKESDIPAFADYRDTGVADIKPQAPPPSPLPPAAALPPHPTAPSAPAVSSPAAPVHKGRVIISPLAKKMAAERGIDIAQVKGTGPDGRITKKDIESFVPPKVVPVQAAPVAPAAPTATPPPSGVFTDIPISNVRRVIAQRLMQSKQTIPHYYLSIDINVEEILELRKELNKEVSENVKLSVNDFIIKASALACVKVPEANSSWLDTVIRQNHVVDVSIAVSTPAGLITPIVFNAHIKGLASISKDVASLAAKAREGKLQPHEFQGGTFTVSNLGMYGIKNFSAIINPPQACILAVGTSENRLVPANNEKGFDVASMMSVTLSCDHRVVDGAVGAQWLAEFKKFLEKPTTMLL; the protein is encoded by the exons ATGTGGCGCGTGTTCGCGCGGCGCCTCGCCCCGTGCGCGGCCCCGCGGCGGGTGCCCGGAGCGGCGGGAGCGAGCCCCGGCCGGGGGGCCCGCGCCCTGAACGGAGGGAGCCTAGGGGCCGCGCAGCCCCCGCCGGGCCGGAGCGGGCCGGGGCCCAGGCCCGCggggcggcggctgctgctgggggagccctggccccgcctcGTCCCCCGGCGGTGGTGCAGCCTCCCGCCCCACCAgaag GTGCCTTTGCCGGCTCTTTCCCCTACAATGCAGATGGGGACTATCGCTCGGTGGGAGAAGAAGGAAGGGGAGAAGATCAGCGAGGGTGATCTGATTGCAGAG GTGGAAACAGACAAAGCGACTGTGGGATTTGAGAGTCTGGAAGAATGTTACTTGGCTAAGATCCTGGTGGCAGAAGGGACAAGGGATGTCCCCATTGGGTCTGTAATATGTATCACAGTTGAAAA GCCCGAGTTTATTGATGCCTTTAAGAATTTTACCTTGGATTctgcagcacctgctgctgctgcagcagcctcagtgcctccccctccagcgGCGGCTACCCCACCACCAGCTCAGCCCtctgtgcaggctccaggcagctccTATCCTCCTCACATGCAG ATTGTTCTCCCTGCTCTCTCACCAACAATGACAATGGGCACGGTTCAGAGGTGGGAGAAGAAGGTTGGTGAGAAACTGAGCGAAGGAGACTTACTGGCAGAAATTGAAACAGATAAAGCCACAATAG GCTTTGAAGTGCAGGAAGAAGGCTACCTGGCAAAAATTCTGGTGTCTGAAGGAACAAGAGATGTGCCATTAGGAACCCCACTCTGTATCATTGTGGAGAAGGAGTCTGATATTCCAGCATTTGCTGACTACAGGGATACTGGAGTAGCTGACATCAAACCACAAGCACCACCACCCAGTCCTCTCCCTCCG GCAGCAgctcttcctccccatcccactgccCCTTCAGCTCCAGCAGTCTCATCACCTGCGGCTCCTGTACATAAAGGAAGGGTAATAATTAGCCCCCTGGCAAAAAAAATGGCAGCAGAAAGAGGAATTGACATTGCGCAGGTGAAAG GTACTGGACCAGATGGCCGAATCACGAAGAAAGATATTGAGTCATTTGTGCCTCCAAAGGTTGTCCCT GTCCAGGCAGCTCCAGTTgcacctgcagctccaacagcCACACCACCTCCTTCAGGCGTCTTCACAGATATCCCCATCAGTAATGTTCGGAGG GTCATTGCTCAGCGTTTGATGCAGTCTAAACAAACAATACCTCACTACTATCTGTCTATCGATATAAATGTGGAAGAAATACTGGAGCTCAGGAAAGAACTTAATAAG GAGGTGTCGGAGAACGTTAAGCTTTCTGTTAATGACTTCATCATTAAAGCTTCAGCTCTGGCATGTGTGAAGGTGCCTGAAGCCAATTCCTCGTGGTTGGACACTGTTATCAGGCA AAATCATGTAGTAGATGTTAGCATTGCAGTGAGTACTCCTGCAGGGCTTATAACTCCCATCGTGTTCAATGCGCACATAAAGGGACTGGCTTCCATTAGTAAAGATGTTGCCTCTTTGGCAGCCAAAGCACGAGAAGGTAAACTTCAGCCCCATGAATTCCAG GGAGGCACTTTTACGGTTTCCAATTTAGGAATGTATGGGATTAAGAATTTCTCTGccataattaatccacctcagGCATGTATTCTGGCAGTTGGTACTTCAGAGAACAGGCTGGTGCCAGCAAATAATGAGAAGGG GTTTGATGTGGCCAGCATGATGTCAGTTACTCTTAGTTGTGACCATCGAGTTGTGGATGGAGCAGTTGGAGCCCAATGGCTTGCTGAGTTCAAAAAGTTCCTTGAAAAGCCAACAACCATGCTGCTATAA
- the NKAPD1 gene encoding uncharacterized protein NKAPD1 codes for MSRVPLGKVLLRNVIRHTDAHNKIQEESEMWKIRELEKQTQETYRWKQGKMSPNTSSSRMRSDGFDEESQRADWKVKNFVHVPDMIEDDLLRARTWNKKLYECEANMPDRWGHSGYKELYPEEFDTDSDQQEKDEQNAVNGKRKSHPGKQSVHESLKRKRPKKSQKKKQKKRSHKKRKKRKKEKVKASSDSSPESKCSEEGTSGTRKGKHKHKKKTRKRLAKEPASSSGQESDSSSVSSSEDSEPEEKKEKWSKKKRRKCPVSASERHSEIPVKQSKRTNWKVAADEKSEDSSDED; via the exons ATGTCTCGGGTCCCTTTAGGAAAAGTTCTCTTACGAAATGTCATTCGTCACACTGATGCACACAACAAG ATTCAGGAAGAATCAGAAATGTGGAAAATAAGGGAGTTGGAGAAGCAGACTCAAGAGACTTACCGGTGGAAGCAAGGGAAAATGTCACCCAATACCTCCAG TAGTCGGATGCGCAGTGACGGTTTTGATGAGGAGAGCCAAAGGGCTGACTGGAAGGTAAAGAACTTTGTGCATGTTCCTGACATGATCGAAGACGACCTTCTCAGGGCCCGGACCTGGAATAAGAAGCTCTATGAATGTGAAGCCAACATGCCAGACAG ATGGGGTCACAGTGGCTATAAAGAGTTATATCCAGAGGAATTTGATACTGACAG TGAccagcaagagaaagatgaacaAAACGCTGTCAATGGAAAGAGAAAATCTCACCCAGGAAAACAATCTGTGCATGAGTCACTCAAACGGAAGAGGCCAAAGAAATCAcagaagaagaagcagaaaaagagaTCACACAAAAAgcgaaagaagaggaaaaaggagaaaGTGAAGGCATCATCAGATTCTTCCCCGGAAAGCAAGTGTTCAGAGGAGGGGACTTCGGGCACCAGGAAAGGGAAACACAAGCACAAGAAGAAGACCAGGAAAAGGCTCGCAAAGGAACCTGCCTCTTCCTctgggcaggaaagtgactcttcCAGTGTGAGCAGCTCTGAGGACAGTGAAcctgaggagaaaaaggaaaagtggtctaagaaaaaaaggaggaaatgccCTGTGTCTGCCTCAGAGAGGCACAGTGAAATTCCGGTGAAGCAAAGCAAGAGGACGAACTGGAAAGTGGCAGCTGATGAGAAGTCGGAGGACAGCTCCGATGAGGACTAA